A single Amphiura filiformis chromosome 8, Afil_fr2py, whole genome shotgun sequence DNA region contains:
- the LOC140159461 gene encoding LOW QUALITY PROTEIN: neuropeptide S receptor-like (The sequence of the model RefSeq protein was modified relative to this genomic sequence to represent the inferred CDS: inserted 1 base in 1 codon): TQPWENDCKNTIQISDLPNHGRNDLLNSTSYNETATPVQPSDHNEGTRIVALWVLFIVGVIGNLLAFYWLWLNHRRKSRVNKIILGLALADFMVCXFTMLFSVAFVMNGYRWIAGNGLCKIIMHLQSASMMASSNMLVTLAIDRHQAVRSPLKEAFSVNKMIIITWSCAVLLSVPQLIVWRLKWYGPDFATCGTNLREKPTLRLGYIIYAAVVTFFIPFIIITIAYMRITKKIWDKARENTGKRCSKKGKMRITSTGTSLNRAKHKTLKMSAAIISLFGICGLPYFVIEILKTLEWLTIDPNLYAIFGVFSASNSSLNPYIFLWFNSGGKYCRALIDAFSKLYYRGSTSSSHDNTLRSELEWKSTVKTEYRTYEETDYDYSMPLHTIKEEPGESIRQPPKRVVKKYDYP, from the exons ACACAGCCTTGGGAAAATGACTGCAAGAACACAATACAAATTTCTGACCTCCCCAATCACGGAAGGAACGACCTGCTAAATAGTACCTCTTATAATGAGACAGCCACCCCTGTACAACCTTCAGATCACAATGAGGGAACACGAATCGTCGCCTTATGGGTGTTATTCATCGTTGGTGTCATTGGAAATTTACTTGCCTTCTATTGGTTATGGCTTAACCACCGACGTAAATCAAGGGTAAACAAAATCATTCTTGGACTTGCTTTGGCCGATTTCATGGTTT ATTTTACGATGCTCTTCTCAGTGGCATTTGTTATGAATGGTTATCGCTGGATTGCGGGTAATGGACTGTGTAAGatcattatgcatttacaaagtgCCTCAATGATGGCATCTAGTAACATGCTTGTCACCTTAGCGATTGATCGTCATCAGGCAGTGAGAAGTCCACTTAAAGAAGCATTTTCCGTCAATAAAATGATTATTATAACTTGGAGTTGTGCTGTTTTACTTTCTGTACCGCAATTGATTGTATGGCGGTTAAAGTGGTATGGTCCAGATTTCGCGACCTGTGGTACAAATCTTCGTGAAAAACCAACATTGCGATTAGGATATATCATATATGCAGCAGTAGTTACCTTCTTCATTCCATTtatcattataacaatagctTACATGAGAATTACGAAGAAAATATGGGATAAAGCGAGAGAGAATACGGGCAAGAGATgtagcaaaaaaggaaaaatgagAATAACAAGCACGGGCACGTCCCTCAATAGAGCCAAACACAAGACTCTGAAAATGTCAGCTGCCATTATATCTCTGTTTGGTATTTGCGGACTACCTTACTTTGTTATCGAGATCTTGAAAACCTTGGAGTGGCTCACAATCGATCCCAACTTGTACGCCATATTTGGGGTTTTCTCTGCCTCGAATTCGTCCCTTAATCCGTATATATTTTTATGGTTCAACAGTGGAGGAAAATATTGTCGTGCACTTATAGATGCCTTTTCTAAACTCT ATTATAGAGGATCTACATCCAGTTCCCATGATAATACTCTAAGATCGGAGTTGGAATGGAAAAGCACTGTTAAAACAGAATATAGAACATACGAGGAAACGGATTATGATTATAGCATGCCATTGCATACAATAAAAGAAGAACCAGGGGAATCGATAAGACAACCACCAAAAAGGGTTGTCAAAAAGTATGATTACCCGTAA